The following proteins come from a genomic window of Deltaproteobacteria bacterium:
- a CDS encoding nucleotidyltransferase domain-containing protein, which translates to MHEPVGNIRRELLRWSKAGLFLRDKVGNLTYYSLDKSFPLYEELRKIVSKTIGIEHTLREGLKKIKNIETALIYGSVASGEDTGNSDIDVLLIGNPDMDELVNDIQEMEEELGREINYVLYTPEEFKRKKETENSFIMDVLRNPKVFIIGTTNDL; encoded by the coding sequence TTGCATGAGCCGGTGGGCAATATCCGCCGAGAACTTCTTAGATGGTCCAAAGCAGGCCTTTTTCTCAGAGATAAGGTGGGTAACCTTACCTACTATTCACTGGACAAATCGTTCCCCCTTTATGAGGAATTAAGGAAAATAGTTTCGAAGACAATAGGAATTGAACATACCCTAAGGGAAGGCTTGAAGAAGATAAAAAACATTGAGACGGCTCTTATTTATGGTTCTGTGGCCAGTGGTGAGGATACGGGGAATTCAGATATTGATGTTCTATTGATCGGAAACCCTGATATGGATGAATTGGTCAATGATATTCAGGAAATGGAAGAAGAATTGGGGCGCGAGATCAATTATGTCCTCTATACTCCTGAAGAATTTAAGCGTAAAAAGGAAACAGAAAACTCTTTCATTATGGATGTCTTAAGAAATCCAAAGGTTTTTATCATCGGAACCACAAATGATCTATGA